The Euleptes europaea isolate rEulEur1 chromosome 2, rEulEur1.hap1, whole genome shotgun sequence genome has a segment encoding these proteins:
- the FAM210B gene encoding protein FAM210B, mitochondrial: MAPRKRSSFVQDISRSPDNEVPDPGKENGKKPNKSQQLKKVFKEYGAVGVGFHVGISLMSLGMFYLAVSSGVDMTALLFKLGFDEALVQSKLAAGTSTFVLAYAIHKLFAPVRISITLVSVPFLVRYFRKTGLFKPPAPNP, from the exons ATGGCCCCTAGAAAGCGGTCATCCTTTGTCCAG GACATCAGCAGATCCCCAGACAATGAGGTTCCGGATCCCGGCAAGGAGAATGGAAAGAAGCCAAATAAATCCCAGCAGCTGAAGAAAGTTTTTAAGGAATATGGAGCAGTGGGAGTTGGGTTCCACGTTGGAATTTCCTTGATGTCCCTGGGAATGTTCTACTTGGCTGTGTCAAG tGGAGTGGATATGACCGCACTGCTTTTTAAACTGGGCTTTGATGAAGCTCTTGTACAATCCAAGTTGGCCGCCGGGACCAGCACTTTTGTATTGGCCTACGCTATCCACAAACTGTTTGCCCCAGTCCGAATCAGCATCACCTTAGTCTCAGTGCCATTCCTGGTAAGATATTTTCGGAAGACAGGCCTCTTCAAGCCTCCAGCTCCAAACCCTTGA
- the AURKA gene encoding aurora kinase A — translation MDKAGKENLNGLPSHNVKAAVADGPKRVPVSQNRAHGDAVQPQRVLAASNVPQRVPVQSKARRLPVSHPKRPNQLIQQQRPTTQVPSTPMTRVQNKPTETSQQPSTSGKKPEPESVANQKKETPGTSNTKNEEKKKQWSLDDFEIGRPLGKGKFGNVYLAREKESKFILALKVLFKVQLEKAGVEHQLRREVEIQSHLRHPNVLRLYGYFHDTTRVYLILEYAPHGEVYKELQKVTKFDEQRTATYVTELADALLYCHSKRVIHRDIKPENLLLGSNGELKIADFGWSVHAPSSRRSTLCGTLDYLPPEMIEGRTHDEKVDLWSLGVLCYEFLVGKPPFESKTYQDTYRAISKVEYRFPPFVTEGARDLISRLLKHNPFHRLPLEEVLKHPWVTANSTKSPRHRITEAATAKAIKS, via the exons GCAGCTGTCGCGGATGGCCCAAAGCGAGTTCCTGTGAGTCAGAATCGGGCACATGGAGATGCAGTCCAACCACAGCGAGTTCTGGCTGCCTCAAATGTTCCCCAGCGAGTGCCTGTTCAGTCAAAGGCACGGAGGTTGCCGGTTTCCCATCCAAAACGTCCCAACCAGTTAATTCAGCAGCAGCGTCCAACGACTCAAGTTCCATCAACACCAATGACTAGAGTTCAAAATAAGCCAACAGAAACCTCTCAACAGCCCTCCACATCTGGTAA AAAGCCTGAACCAGAAAGCGTAGCCAATCAGAAGAAGGAGACCCCTGGCACATCAAATACAAAAAATGAGGAAAAAAA AAAACAATGGTCTCTTGATGATTTTGAAATCGGCCGTCCTTTGGGAAAAGGAAAATTCGGGAACGTGTATCTGGCTCGTGAGAAGGAGAGCAAATTCATCTTGGCGTTGAAGGTCTTGTTTAAAGTGCAGTTGGAAAAGGCAGGTGTAGAGCATCAGCTGCGTCGGGAAGTAGAAATACAGTCTCATCTTCG GCATCCCAATGTTCTCCGATTGTATGGCTATTTCCATGACACTACGAGAGTCTACCTAATCCTGGAATATGCGCCTCATGGGGAAGTATACAAAGAGCTTCAGAAGGTTACCAAGTTTGATGAGCAGCGAACTGCTACT TATGTCACTGAATTGGCAGATGCCCTGTTGTATTGCCACTCGAAAAGAGTAATTCACAGAGACATAAAGCCTGAAAACTTGCTGCTGGGATCCAACGGAGAACTGAAGATTGCTGACTTTGGGTGGTCTGTGCATGCTCCCTCCTCTAG GAGATCAACCCTGTGCGGTACCCTTGACTACTTACCGCCTGAAATGATTGAAGGGAGGACGCATGATGAAAAGGTGGACCTCTGGAGCCTTGGTGTTCTGTGTTATGAATTTCTAGTAGGAAAGCCACCCTTTGAATCAAAAACATACCAGGATACATACAGGGCAATTTCAAAG GTGGAGTACAGATTTCCTCCTTTTGTAACAGAGGGAGCAAGAGATCTGATTTCCAGGCTCCTGAAACATAATCCATTCCACAGGCTGCCACTGGAAGAAGTGCTCAAACATCCCTGGGTTACAGCCAACTCTACAAAATCTCCCAGGCACCGAATCACCGAAGCCGCTACCGCTAAAGCAATCAAGTCCTAG